One genomic window of bacterium includes the following:
- a CDS encoding TatD family hydrolase, translating to MFDTHCHLTYFDNPHELIGQAKEANLVGVLSLSTNTDNFEPNLTLKRNYIDFVKIGIGIHPEDASHDKFNSLNRFYQENNTEIDVVGEIGLDYFHNTSNLSIQKELFEMQIEIAKKYDKPIVVHSRNSKDAGFHSCIKDAIELLDKFDGKAVLHCFTGSLEEAKLVLESGCYVGFTNIITYPKNLELQGIAKFAIQNFPDKVLFETDAPFLPPANRRGQICFPDDVKYVYEWFKENTSVEQVKQNVIDFLS from the coding sequence ATGTTTGATACACACTGTCATTTGACATACTTTGACAACCCACATGAACTGATAGGACAAGCTAAAGAAGCAAACCTAGTTGGCGTACTTTCACTATCAACAAATACAGACAATTTCGAACCCAATTTGACTCTCAAGAGAAATTATATAGACTTTGTAAAGATCGGAATCGGAATCCATCCAGAAGATGCAAGTCATGATAAGTTTAACTCCCTCAATCGTTTCTATCAAGAAAATAATACTGAGATTGATGTGGTTGGAGAAATTGGTCTTGATTACTTCCATAACACTAGTAATCTATCAATACAAAAAGAACTTTTTGAAATGCAAATCGAAATTGCAAAAAAATATGACAAACCTATTGTCGTTCATTCTAGAAATAGTAAAGATGCAGGTTTCCACAGTTGTATAAAAGATGCGATCGAATTATTAGATAAATTTGACGGAAAAGCTGTATTGCATTGTTTCACTGGAAGTTTAGAAGAAGCTAAATTGGTTTTAGAATCAGGATGTTATGTTGGCTTTACAAATATCATAACATACCCAAAGAATCTTGAACTACAGGGTATAGCTAAATTTGCTATTCAAAACTTTCCTGACAAAGTACTTTTTGAAACTGATGCTCCATTTTTACCACCTGCAAACAGAAGAGGACAAATATGTTTCCCAGACGATGTGAAGTATGTATATGAATGGTTCAAGGAAAATACAAGTGTAGAACAAGTGAAACAAAATGTCATTGATTTTCTAAGTTAA